The following are encoded in a window of Bradyrhizobium sp. WBOS07 genomic DNA:
- a CDS encoding DUF692 domain-containing protein gives MSTAIKSTRPAAMPLRFAIPIGGVAGTSFKPEHLPDILEAGPRRGFFEVHAENYMGDGGPPHRALEAIRRDHPLSLHGVCMSIGGPRPLDNAHLARFRSLVARYQPALVSEHLAWSTHEASFFNDLLPLPYTEATLACVCDHIDQVQEAIRRPLLLENPSTYIAFRESSMRETEFIRAIAERTGCGLLLDVNNVFVSATNHGTSALDYLADFPLSHVQEIHLAGHAEQADDEGDLLLIDSHDGPVADAVWKLYEIVIQRRGAVPTLIEWDSKIPDWPVLQAEAAAAQAILDRHQSAAMAGERHAA, from the coding sequence ATGAGCACGGCGATCAAGTCGACCCGACCGGCAGCCATGCCGCTCCGTTTCGCGATTCCCATCGGCGGCGTTGCCGGGACGAGCTTCAAGCCGGAGCATCTACCTGATATCCTCGAGGCAGGACCTCGGCGTGGCTTCTTCGAAGTCCACGCCGAGAACTACATGGGCGATGGCGGCCCACCGCATCGCGCGCTGGAGGCGATCCGCCGCGACCATCCGCTGTCCCTGCATGGCGTCTGCATGTCGATCGGCGGGCCACGGCCGCTCGACAATGCGCATCTGGCGCGCTTCCGCAGCCTGGTCGCGCGCTATCAGCCGGCGCTGGTGTCCGAGCATCTGGCGTGGTCGACGCATGAGGCCAGCTTCTTCAACGATCTGTTGCCGCTGCCCTACACCGAAGCGACGCTGGCTTGCGTCTGCGACCACATCGACCAGGTGCAGGAGGCGATCCGCCGCCCGCTGCTGCTGGAAAACCCGTCGACCTACATCGCCTTCCGCGAATCCTCGATGCGCGAGACCGAGTTCATTCGCGCAATTGCAGAGCGCACCGGCTGCGGGCTGCTGCTCGACGTCAACAACGTGTTCGTCTCCGCCACCAATCACGGCACTTCGGCGCTCGACTATCTCGCGGATTTCCCGCTGTCGCACGTCCAGGAAATTCATCTTGCGGGCCATGCCGAGCAGGCCGACGACGAAGGCGATCTGCTGTTGATCGACAGCCACGACGGACCGGTCGCGGATGCCGTCTGGAAACTCTACGAGATCGTGATCCAGCGCCGCGGCGCGGTGCCGACGCTGATCGAATGGGACAGCAAGATTCCGGACTGGCCGGTGCTGCAGGCGGAAGCCGCTGCCGCCCAGGCGATCCTCGACCGTCATCAGTCCGCCGCGATGGCAGGAGAGCGTCATGCGGCCTGA
- a CDS encoding EAL domain-containing protein: MGFFARLRDAFAIGDTTDPLGRSLLVEQFRVLRKQVPVLYAALLVNSISVGLLLPNTVSAWLRFALPAALLVACLFRLVQWLRLKKEDFTAEEAYRELVRVRLATVVISSSFVIWILALFMVVDPGLRVSVSLLLFMGCVGTAYCLGSFPPSSRLTMLIAGAPIATLLLLSGDGMLISVGINLLALLVLLARMINTNFRSFVKLVETLARLSEEGDRALAAKQTATAFAERFDRALNNMSQGLCFFDADQRLIVCNRQYLEIYDLDPKLVRPGMKLSEIVDLRYSAGSAPRMSKQDYLVWRNSAPVIAENSDTTVELTNGRIVRIRHRPEGKGWVATHEDITERHRTERALAEAEASFRLLFEENPLPMWVVDAKTHRLIAVNGAMCRHYGYSRQDLLAMSEHQLAHAEQQATAERDCELHRTADGEVIEVVIESRPLVYDGQSAHVCVGFDVTERNKAQQRASYLAGHDALTELPNRAALGQHLSAAIERAEVADGAFAVLCIDLDHFKAINDRFGHAVGDAVLREAARRLQVVSQGSYVARVGGDEFIGIIDEAPLPATAELLATRMRAQFEQPVEVDGHALKIDLCVGVALYPRDAGDSVALLANADAALYRAKHEGRGAVRLFTSAMDQQLRNRRELEHDLQAAVERGELYLEYQPQQHRDGTLMGYEALVRWRHPVRGIIPPGEFIPIAERSGSIAQIDDWVLMEACREAASWDEPMRVAVNVSAAQFRRENLDRQVRRSLRDSGLPAARLELEITEGVLIEDMQRAKRTMQSLKALGILIALDDFGTGYSSLSYLEAFPLDRIKIDRSFVASLGQSDRSLAIVRAVIGLAHGLGVPVLAEGIETEEQMSLLMQEGCDEMQGYLIGRPRSLVSSRPSKKASRRAAS, encoded by the coding sequence ATGGGTTTCTTCGCGCGGCTTCGCGACGCTTTCGCGATCGGTGATACGACCGATCCGCTCGGCCGTTCGCTGCTGGTCGAGCAGTTCCGCGTGCTCCGCAAGCAGGTGCCGGTTCTCTATGCCGCACTTCTGGTCAACAGCATCAGCGTAGGGCTGCTCCTTCCGAACACGGTGTCGGCATGGCTGCGATTTGCCTTGCCGGCCGCGCTCCTGGTGGCCTGTCTGTTTCGGTTGGTGCAGTGGCTGCGGCTGAAGAAGGAGGACTTCACCGCCGAGGAGGCTTACCGAGAGCTCGTAAGGGTTCGTCTCGCCACCGTGGTGATCAGCTCCAGCTTCGTGATCTGGATCCTGGCGCTGTTCATGGTGGTCGATCCCGGCCTGCGTGTGTCGGTCTCCCTGCTGCTCTTCATGGGTTGCGTCGGGACTGCCTATTGCCTCGGCAGCTTCCCGCCGTCGTCCCGGCTGACGATGTTGATTGCCGGTGCACCGATCGCGACGCTCCTGCTGCTGTCCGGCGACGGGATGCTGATCTCGGTCGGGATCAATCTGCTGGCGCTGCTCGTCCTGCTCGCCCGGATGATCAACACCAATTTCCGCTCCTTCGTGAAGCTGGTCGAGACTCTTGCACGGCTGTCCGAGGAAGGCGATCGCGCCCTGGCCGCCAAGCAGACCGCGACCGCCTTCGCGGAGCGCTTCGACCGGGCGCTCAATAACATGTCCCAGGGGCTCTGCTTCTTCGATGCCGATCAGCGCCTGATCGTCTGCAACCGGCAATACCTCGAGATCTACGATCTCGATCCGAAACTGGTTCGGCCGGGCATGAAGCTGAGCGAGATCGTCGATCTCCGCTATTCGGCCGGCAGCGCCCCGAGGATGTCCAAGCAGGATTATCTGGTCTGGCGCAACAGCGCTCCGGTGATCGCCGAGAACTCCGATACGACCGTGGAGCTGACCAACGGCAGGATCGTGCGGATCCGGCATCGCCCTGAGGGAAAAGGCTGGGTCGCAACCCACGAGGACATCACGGAGCGCCATCGCACCGAGAGGGCCCTCGCGGAAGCGGAAGCCTCCTTCCGCCTGCTGTTCGAAGAGAACCCGCTTCCGATGTGGGTGGTCGATGCGAAGACACATCGGCTCATCGCCGTAAATGGTGCGATGTGCAGGCACTACGGCTATTCCCGGCAGGATCTCCTCGCCATGTCCGAGCATCAGCTCGCCCATGCGGAGCAGCAGGCGACAGCCGAACGCGACTGCGAGTTGCACAGGACGGCCGACGGCGAGGTGATCGAGGTCGTGATCGAATCCCGGCCGCTGGTCTATGACGGGCAGTCCGCCCATGTCTGCGTCGGCTTCGACGTGACGGAGCGGAACAAGGCCCAGCAGAGGGCGAGCTATCTCGCCGGTCACGACGCGCTCACGGAGCTGCCCAACAGGGCCGCCCTGGGCCAGCATCTCTCCGCCGCGATCGAACGCGCCGAGGTCGCCGATGGCGCCTTCGCCGTGCTCTGCATCGATCTCGACCACTTCAAGGCGATCAACGACCGCTTCGGTCACGCCGTCGGCGACGCCGTGCTGCGCGAGGCCGCAAGACGCCTGCAGGTTGTTTCGCAAGGATCCTACGTCGCGCGCGTCGGTGGCGACGAATTCATCGGCATCATCGATGAAGCGCCGCTGCCGGCAACCGCGGAGCTGCTCGCCACCAGGATGCGGGCACAGTTCGAGCAGCCGGTCGAGGTCGACGGCCATGCCCTGAAGATCGATCTCTGCGTCGGCGTCGCGCTGTATCCGAGAGATGCCGGCGATTCCGTTGCGCTGCTGGCGAATGCGGATGCCGCGCTCTATCGCGCCAAGCACGAGGGCAGGGGAGCCGTCCGCCTGTTCACCAGCGCAATGGACCAGCAATTGCGGAACCGCCGCGAGCTCGAGCACGATTTGCAGGCCGCCGTGGAGCGGGGCGAGCTCTATCTGGAGTACCAGCCGCAGCAGCATCGCGATGGCACGCTGATGGGCTACGAGGCGCTCGTGCGTTGGCGGCATCCGGTGCGCGGCATCATCCCGCCGGGCGAGTTCATTCCGATCGCGGAGCGAAGCGGCTCCATTGCGCAGATCGACGATTGGGTCCTGATGGAGGCGTGCAGGGAAGCGGCGTCGTGGGACGAGCCGATGCGGGTGGCCGTCAACGTCTCGGCGGCGCAGTTCCGCCGGGAAAACCTCGACCGGCAGGTCCGCCGGTCGCTGCGCGACAGCGGGCTTCCGGCCGCGCGCCTCGAGCTCGAAATCACCGAAGGCGTCCTGATCGAGGACATGCAGCGCGCCAAGAGGACGATGCAGTCGCTCAAGGCGCTCGGCATCCTGATCGCACTCGACGATTTCGGAACGGGATATTCGTCGCTGTCATATCTCGAAGCGTTTCCGCTGGACCGCATCAAGATCGACCGCTCCTTCGTCGCCTCGCTCGGCCAGAGCGATCGCTCGCTCGCCATCGTCCGGGCCGTGATCGGCCTCGCTCATGGGCTCGGGGTGCCGGTCCTTGCCGAAGGCATCGAGACGGAGGAACAGATGTCGCTGCTGATGCAGGAAGGCTGCGACGAGATGCAGGGATATTTGATCGGGCGGCCGCGGAGCCTCGTGTCCTCCCGGCCGAGCAAGAAGGCCTCAAGGCGCGCGGCTTCCTGA
- a CDS encoding DUF2087 domain-containing protein: MARTPIAFVAGDISALAKSVRAQLLQRTSPPGHVELLNILARATGHKNYQHFRAAMVGKPVDDRSPAPRADTVDLKRVQRAARHFDDHGRLLRWPARHNLQQLSLWVLWAGFPSRCSLAEADVKTLLNRQHAFADDALLRRALCDHGLVSRTADGRAYRRIERPPPMEAAALLRHLKASAPGQSEAAP; the protein is encoded by the coding sequence ATGGCCAGAACTCCCATTGCCTTTGTTGCGGGCGACATCTCCGCGCTCGCGAAATCCGTGCGCGCCCAGCTTCTGCAGCGGACGTCGCCACCCGGGCACGTCGAGCTGCTCAACATTCTTGCGCGCGCGACGGGACATAAGAACTACCAACACTTCCGGGCAGCTATGGTCGGTAAGCCCGTGGACGATCGCAGTCCCGCGCCCCGAGCCGATACGGTCGATCTGAAGCGCGTGCAACGCGCGGCGCGCCATTTCGACGATCACGGCAGGCTGCTGCGTTGGCCGGCCCGCCACAATTTGCAGCAGCTGAGCCTCTGGGTGTTGTGGGCCGGCTTCCCGTCGCGGTGCAGCCTGGCCGAGGCGGACGTGAAGACGCTGTTGAATCGACAGCATGCTTTCGCCGACGATGCCTTGCTCCGCCGCGCGCTGTGCGATCACGGCCTGGTTTCCCGCACGGCCGATGGGCGAGCCTATCGCAGGATCGAGCGTCCGCCGCCGATGGAGGCGGCTGCGCTTTTGCGGCACCTCAAGGCCAGCGCACCCGGACAATCGGAAGCCGCGCCATGA
- a CDS encoding HutD family protein — protein MKTTLLTPEDYTRSPWKNGGGIFTDIAGAWRTEAAAKDWSSLLWRFASTPIVASGPFSHMPGIDRLQMVVAGRGLVLKSPTQEFDEREPFTTVRFTGEMEIVTALEEGPVEVVNLMARRGAAEIELVAVREPGTRQLAAGTHLVYAARGDCRVSLDGAEFSLSHEDTLKVELAAASQLALVSGLAVLGSVRLLG, from the coding sequence ATGAAGACGACATTGCTTACACCCGAAGACTACACCCGCTCACCGTGGAAGAACGGCGGCGGCATCTTCACCGACATTGCGGGCGCCTGGCGCACTGAGGCGGCGGCGAAGGATTGGAGCAGCCTGCTGTGGCGCTTTGCCAGCACGCCGATCGTGGCGTCCGGCCCGTTCTCGCACATGCCCGGGATCGACCGGCTGCAGATGGTCGTCGCTGGGCGAGGGCTGGTGCTGAAGTCGCCGACGCAGGAGTTCGACGAGCGTGAACCTTTTACGACGGTGCGCTTCACCGGCGAAATGGAGATCGTGACAGCGCTCGAAGAAGGTCCGGTCGAGGTCGTGAACCTGATGGCCCGGCGCGGCGCGGCGGAGATCGAGCTCGTGGCCGTCAGGGAGCCCGGCACGCGGCAGCTTGCCGCCGGCACGCATCTGGTCTACGCCGCGCGCGGCGATTGCCGCGTCAGCCTCGATGGCGCGGAATTTTCACTTTCGCACGAAGATACGCTGAAGGTGGAGCTCGCCGCGGCCTCGCAGCTCGCGCTCGTGTCCGGCCTGGCGGTGCTGGGCTCGGTCCGGCTTCTCGGATAG
- a CDS encoding adenylate/guanylate cyclase domain-containing protein, protein MKVDPERRLRAIAGLTISIRLAVSALVLAAILLTAALSSLLWWRTAEATSRQLASTINEQIVAAVRKEVSAIVDEARAAHTAIRTLFLQNVLDTREADKREFVFLSQLQSQATISWVAFGWPDGSFFAAHKLGDRRLEMMEISLTDHPGERRVDEYDVVPGDIEFANRRFEPTSFRVADQVWFKAGLDADEPQWFRVTEHATGERPSIAFAGPIDVYQERQGVLAVIIEYTRLARFLSQLEVGRTGTAFIVDGSGELVAAPDKDADELHPARGDTTLLPLARAALDKAGEAGRKEAWRSRLISGGAAYEVALTPLPFPGWSLATVIPEAEFLGPVETTLRRLILGLAVGAVLAALASAMLARSVIAAPLSRVVGELRHVEAFALEQVRRHPSRLKEIASLSGAIAEMASGLSAFRKFIPADLVRGLLRQGVEARPGGTVQELSVMFIDIAGFTGLSERLGDRVVPLLSRYLDVTSEIIVANGGTIDKFIGDAVMAFWGAPQPQDDHAARCCRAALACRKAVAESGLVDDLGQPLQIRIGINSGRMLVGNIGSELRLNYTVIGDAVNVASRLEGANKAYGTHILIGETTERLARGAVVTREVDSIAVYGREEGLLVHELIGIVDGEAIDAEAVGWIADYERGLAAYRARRFAAALADFEAVLKQRRNDRPAELMRDRCRQLASAAPGADWRAVAALATK, encoded by the coding sequence ATGAAGGTTGATCCCGAACGACGGCTGCGTGCGATCGCAGGGCTGACGATCAGCATCCGCCTCGCGGTGTCCGCGCTGGTGCTGGCTGCGATCCTGCTGACGGCCGCGCTCTCCAGCCTGCTCTGGTGGCGCACGGCCGAGGCGACCAGCCGGCAGCTTGCCTCGACCATCAACGAGCAGATCGTGGCGGCGGTGCGCAAGGAGGTCTCGGCCATCGTCGACGAGGCGCGCGCCGCGCACACCGCGATCCGCACCCTGTTCCTGCAGAACGTGCTCGACACCCGCGAGGCCGACAAGCGCGAGTTCGTGTTCCTGTCGCAATTGCAGTCGCAGGCGACGATTTCCTGGGTCGCTTTCGGCTGGCCCGACGGCTCCTTCTTCGCCGCGCACAAGCTCGGCGATCGTCGCCTGGAGATGATGGAGATCTCGCTGACCGACCATCCGGGCGAGCGCCGGGTCGATGAATATGACGTGGTGCCCGGCGACATCGAATTCGCCAACCGCCGCTTCGAGCCGACCTCGTTCCGCGTCGCCGATCAGGTCTGGTTCAAGGCCGGGCTCGACGCTGACGAACCGCAATGGTTCAGGGTGACGGAGCACGCGACTGGCGAGCGGCCCTCGATCGCGTTCGCGGGGCCGATCGACGTCTACCAGGAGCGGCAGGGCGTTCTGGCCGTCATCATCGAATATACGAGGCTCGCGCGCTTCCTGTCGCAGCTCGAGGTCGGGCGCACGGGGACTGCGTTCATCGTCGATGGCAGCGGCGAGCTGGTCGCGGCACCGGACAAGGACGCCGACGAGCTCCATCCGGCGCGTGGCGACACCACGTTGCTGCCGCTGGCGCGCGCAGCGCTCGACAAGGCAGGGGAGGCCGGCCGCAAGGAGGCGTGGCGGAGCCGGCTCATTTCGGGCGGCGCGGCCTACGAGGTTGCGCTGACGCCGCTGCCGTTTCCCGGCTGGTCGCTCGCCACCGTGATTCCGGAGGCCGAGTTTCTCGGGCCGGTCGAGACGACGCTGCGCCGCCTGATCCTCGGCCTTGCCGTCGGCGCCGTGCTCGCGGCGCTGGCCTCCGCGATGCTGGCGCGGTCCGTCATCGCCGCGCCGCTGTCGCGCGTCGTCGGCGAGCTTCGCCATGTCGAAGCCTTCGCGCTGGAGCAGGTGCGTCGCCATCCCTCGCGGCTCAAAGAGATCGCGAGCCTGTCCGGCGCCATCGCGGAGATGGCGTCCGGCCTGTCCGCCTTCCGCAAGTTCATTCCGGCCGATCTCGTCCGCGGCCTGCTGCGCCAGGGCGTCGAGGCGAGGCCCGGCGGCACGGTCCAGGAGCTCAGCGTGATGTTCATCGACATTGCCGGCTTCACCGGGCTGTCGGAGCGGCTCGGCGATCGCGTCGTGCCGCTGCTGTCGCGCTATCTCGACGTCACCTCGGAGATCATCGTCGCCAATGGCGGCACCATCGACAAGTTCATCGGCGACGCCGTGATGGCGTTCTGGGGAGCGCCGCAGCCGCAGGACGATCACGCCGCGCGATGCTGCCGCGCGGCGCTCGCCTGCCGCAAGGCCGTGGCAGAGTCCGGTCTGGTCGACGATCTCGGCCAGCCGCTTCAGATCCGGATCGGCATCAATTCGGGCCGCATGCTGGTCGGCAATATCGGCTCGGAGCTGCGGTTGAATTACACGGTGATCGGCGATGCCGTGAATGTCGCCAGCCGGCTCGAAGGCGCCAACAAAGCCTACGGCACGCACATCCTGATCGGCGAGACGACCGAACGCCTGGCGCGCGGCGCCGTCGTCACGCGAGAGGTCGACAGCATTGCGGTCTATGGCCGGGAGGAGGGTTTGTTGGTCCACGAGCTGATCGGGATCGTGGATGGAGAGGCCATCGACGCCGAGGCGGTCGGCTGGATCGCGGATTACGAGCGCGGCCTTGCCGCCTATCGCGCGCGGCGGTTCGCTGCTGCGCTGGCCGATTTCGAGGCCGTGTTGAAGCAGCGCCGCAACGATCGTCCCGCCGAGCTGATGCGGGACCGCTGTCGGCAGCTCGCATCGGCCGCGCCCGGCGCCGATTGGCGGGCCGTGGCAGCCTTGGCGACGAAATAG
- a CDS encoding adenylate/guanylate cyclase domain-containing protein, producing MPKFLRIGVHQSNVSGYTSKAWCVRRVGSAVFLKWGAVEVHGAGDGRRVYWARLPQEKTVRCGTAQRAQDYAKAAIARRRNHRYEPLTGPIAPRRRSAERSAELKQARATILIVDIVGSTAKAAKLGDARWTKIMGHYYAAVRKELKTCGGKEVVTTGDGVLATFRKPDGGIACAAAIRKAMRTLGLEIRIGLHAGEYTISAGEMVGLAFHICTRVAAKARPGEVLVSSAVRELMKTQPAISLKDHGVHRLKGVPERWRLWRVAG from the coding sequence ATGCCCAAATTCCTTCGCATCGGAGTCCATCAGTCGAACGTATCGGGGTACACGTCGAAGGCGTGGTGCGTCCGGCGGGTTGGTTCGGCCGTGTTCCTGAAGTGGGGCGCCGTGGAGGTTCATGGTGCGGGCGATGGGCGAAGGGTCTACTGGGCGCGGCTGCCGCAGGAGAAGACGGTTCGCTGCGGCACGGCGCAGCGCGCCCAGGATTACGCAAAGGCCGCGATCGCCCGGCGCCGCAATCATCGCTATGAGCCGCTGACTGGGCCGATTGCGCCCCGGCGCCGGTCGGCCGAGCGCAGTGCCGAGCTCAAGCAAGCGCGGGCCACGATCCTGATCGTCGACATCGTCGGCTCGACTGCAAAAGCCGCGAAGCTCGGCGATGCGCGCTGGACCAAGATCATGGGCCATTATTACGCCGCGGTCCGCAAGGAGCTGAAGACGTGTGGCGGCAAGGAAGTCGTGACGACGGGCGACGGCGTCTTGGCCACGTTCAGGAAACCAGACGGCGGCATCGCCTGCGCGGCTGCGATTCGGAAAGCCATGCGCACGCTGGGCCTCGAGATCCGGATCGGCTTGCACGCCGGCGAATACACCATCAGCGCCGGCGAGATGGTCGGCCTCGCCTTTCACATCTGCACCCGCGTCGCGGCGAAGGCGCGCCCCGGCGAGGTGTTGGTGTCGAGCGCGGTCAGAGAGCTGATGAAGACCCAGCCTGCGATCAGCCTGAAGGATCACGGCGTGCACCGTCTCAAGGGCGTGCCGGAACGATGGAGGCTGTGGCGGGTCGCGGGGTGA
- a CDS encoding DUF2282 domain-containing protein, translating to MSAKHAVTSLVLAGAMSTALATLAPAGPLTKSEAEAAVAAKKEKCFGVALKGQNDCAAGPGTTCQGTSTVDYQGNAWKFVQGGTCTSIELPGGKKGSLKPV from the coding sequence ATGTCTGCCAAGCATGCCGTCACCTCGCTCGTCCTCGCCGGCGCCATGTCGACCGCGCTCGCGACCCTCGCCCCCGCCGGCCCGCTGACCAAGTCCGAGGCCGAGGCCGCCGTCGCCGCCAAGAAAGAGAAGTGCTTCGGCGTCGCGCTGAAGGGCCAGAACGACTGCGCGGCGGGACCGGGCACGACTTGCCAGGGCACCTCGACCGTCGACTACCAAGGCAATGCCTGGAAATTCGTGCAGGGCGGCACCTGCACCAGCATCGAGCTGCCGGGCGGCAAGAAGGGCTCGCTCAAGCCGGTCTAG
- a CDS encoding alpha/beta fold hydrolase — MIASPDVLPLAGPAPVWVQTSRGAVQCASAGEGPAILAIHGGMGGHDQSWLLARALATTLRDKRVVAVSRPGYLGSRLALGASPNEQADLYGALLDALGIASAAVVAVSAGGPSALQFAARHPSRCRSLVLVSACTGQLQTPPEIAARLRLMRHLARLPGLPRLLKRRAERNPQAGARRAIPDDPMRERTLRHPEAGPLLRAVQSSVFEHLSERLPGTVNDIAQFAALEQLPAGSISAPTLVVHGRADNVVPFAHAENVCRAIPRAKLLALPDGGHVALFTHLDVVREEAELLLEARELAPSPHRLEALP; from the coding sequence ATGATCGCAAGTCCGGACGTATTGCCGCTCGCCGGGCCTGCTCCGGTTTGGGTGCAGACTTCCCGCGGGGCAGTCCAATGCGCAAGCGCAGGCGAGGGGCCGGCCATCCTGGCCATCCATGGCGGCATGGGTGGCCACGACCAGTCGTGGCTGCTGGCGCGCGCCCTCGCCACGACGCTCAGAGACAAGCGGGTGGTGGCCGTATCCCGCCCGGGCTATCTCGGCTCTCGCCTCGCACTCGGCGCGTCACCCAACGAACAGGCTGATCTCTATGGAGCGCTGCTCGACGCGCTCGGGATTGCGAGCGCGGCGGTCGTCGCGGTCTCCGCCGGCGGTCCCTCGGCGCTGCAATTCGCAGCCCGTCATCCTTCGCGGTGCCGCTCGCTCGTGCTGGTATCGGCCTGCACCGGACAATTGCAAACGCCGCCGGAGATAGCAGCGCGCCTGCGCCTGATGCGGCACCTGGCGCGCCTTCCCGGCCTGCCGCGCTTGCTGAAACGGCGGGCTGAACGGAATCCGCAGGCCGGTGCCCGCCGCGCCATTCCCGATGACCCCATGCGCGAACGCACGCTTCGCCATCCCGAGGCCGGTCCGCTCCTGCGCGCCGTGCAGTCGAGCGTGTTCGAGCATCTGTCCGAGCGGCTGCCGGGGACCGTCAACGACATCGCGCAGTTTGCCGCGCTGGAACAGCTGCCCGCGGGATCGATCTCGGCGCCAACTCTGGTCGTGCATGGCCGCGCCGACAATGTCGTGCCGTTCGCACATGCCGAGAACGTCTGCCGGGCTATTCCTCGGGCGAAGCTGCTGGCGCTCCCCGACGGCGGCCACGTCGCGCTTTTCACGCATCTGGACGTCGTGCGCGAGGAGGCCGAGCTACTGCTCGAAGCGCGCGAACTCGCTCCGTCCCCTCATCGCCTCGAGGCTCTCCCATGA
- a CDS encoding adenylate/guanylate cyclase domain-containing protein: MDAPTNNAPTLSDGVIDWLTNGTRDERFIDDIFAQMCIRLQQAGIPLKRATLHVQINHPQWLGARMTWSDGMKGAEIARVDYDVRERSEYIGSPANEIHEGADELRENLERDPSLGRKHALYDEMRANGLTDYVAWPLYHTLGKRHIVTFATGRRGGFDPAHIAALKKLLPVLALVSEIRIKNRLARTLLETYVGSHAGELILAGAIRRGTGTTVRAAIMICDLRDFTKISDNWPRDDVIDLLNDYFDAMSEPIARHGGEILKFIGDGLLAIFPLQDPNACANLLHAVTEARQAMIALNERNNATGRAPLNYGIGVHVGDVMYGNIGSASRLDFTVIGPAVNMASRLEALTKQLGRKVLLSRDFAELVQPKFELEHVGKHEVRGFSDPIELFAYHG, encoded by the coding sequence ATGGACGCACCGACCAACAATGCCCCGACGCTATCGGACGGTGTCATCGACTGGCTGACCAACGGTACGCGCGACGAGCGTTTCATCGACGACATCTTCGCGCAGATGTGCATCCGGCTGCAGCAGGCCGGCATTCCGCTCAAGCGGGCGACGCTTCACGTCCAGATCAATCATCCGCAATGGCTCGGCGCCCGCATGACTTGGTCCGACGGGATGAAAGGGGCCGAGATCGCGCGGGTCGATTACGACGTTCGCGAGCGGTCCGAGTATATCGGAAGTCCTGCCAACGAGATTCATGAGGGAGCGGACGAGCTGCGCGAGAATCTCGAGCGCGATCCCTCGCTCGGCCGCAAGCACGCCCTCTATGACGAGATGCGCGCCAACGGCCTGACCGACTACGTCGCCTGGCCGCTGTACCACACGCTGGGCAAGCGGCACATCGTCACCTTCGCGACCGGCCGGCGAGGCGGTTTCGATCCGGCGCATATCGCCGCCCTCAAAAAGCTCCTGCCGGTGCTGGCGCTGGTCAGCGAGATCCGCATCAAGAACCGCCTGGCGCGAACCCTGCTGGAGACCTATGTCGGCTCCCATGCCGGCGAGCTCATCCTGGCCGGCGCCATAAGGCGCGGCACCGGCACGACGGTGCGCGCCGCGATCATGATCTGCGACCTCAGGGATTTCACCAAGATTTCCGACAATTGGCCGCGCGACGACGTCATCGACCTGCTCAACGATTATTTCGACGCGATGTCGGAGCCGATCGCGCGGCACGGCGGCGAGATCCTGAAATTCATCGGCGACGGCCTGCTCGCCATCTTTCCGCTTCAGGATCCCAACGCCTGCGCAAACCTGCTCCATGCCGTCACTGAGGCCCGTCAGGCCATGATCGCCCTGAACGAGCGGAACAACGCGACCGGCCGTGCGCCGCTGAACTACGGCATCGGCGTTCACGTCGGCGACGTCATGTACGGCAATATCGGATCGGCCAGCCGGCTCGACTTCACCGTGATCGGCCCCGCCGTCAACATGGCCTCGCGCTTGGAAGCGCTGACCAAGCAATTGGGACGCAAGGTGCTGCTGTCGCGCGATTTTGCGGAGCTGGTGCAGCCGAAATTCGAGCTGGAGCATGTCGGCAAGCACGAGGTGCGCGGCTTCAGCGATCCGATCGAGCTGTTTGCATATCATGGCTGA